The following proteins are co-located in the Aurantiacibacter atlanticus genome:
- a CDS encoding RluA family pseudouridine synthase, producing the protein MTGDQKDAGRDEQVRQFTVAPDDEGIRLDRWFKRHLPQVGFGTVSRWARTGQLRVDGKRARPEDRLETGQVLRVPPGGEDGGRTQRKRRELTQADLDEAEAMLIERTPSALVLNKPPGLATQGGTKTNKHVDGMLDAFAEEEEQRPRLVHRLDKDTSGVLLVARTAGSAAFFSKRFSGRSAKKIYWALVVGVPEVAEGTIDAPLAKQPGTGGEKMHVDMDEGQPARTVYRVVERAGNAAAWVELQPFTGRTHQLRVHLAAIGHPIVGDGKYGGQDAFLTGSISRKMHLHARRLIIDAPKGETIDVTAELPEHFAQSMEQLGFDITQSEAGPVASPPPERNRAEKKQAAKAHAKQYRKARRGERRGRGLASAKKPGTGKPAGRGKPAGKPPGKAGGKPRGKPGGKV; encoded by the coding sequence ATGACCGGTGACCAAAAAGATGCAGGGCGGGACGAACAGGTCCGGCAATTTACCGTTGCACCCGATGATGAAGGCATCAGGCTTGATCGCTGGTTCAAGCGCCACCTGCCGCAAGTCGGCTTTGGCACGGTCAGCCGCTGGGCGCGGACCGGGCAATTGCGCGTCGATGGCAAGCGCGCACGCCCTGAAGACAGGCTGGAAACCGGACAGGTATTGCGCGTTCCACCGGGCGGAGAAGATGGCGGACGCACCCAGCGCAAACGCCGCGAACTGACTCAGGCCGATCTCGACGAAGCCGAAGCCATGCTGATCGAACGCACGCCATCCGCGCTCGTGCTGAACAAGCCGCCCGGCCTCGCCACGCAAGGGGGCACCAAGACCAACAAGCATGTCGATGGCATGCTCGATGCGTTTGCCGAAGAGGAAGAGCAGCGCCCGCGCCTCGTCCATCGGCTCGACAAGGATACATCGGGCGTATTGCTGGTGGCGCGCACTGCAGGCAGCGCGGCATTCTTCTCCAAGAGGTTTTCAGGCCGCAGCGCCAAAAAGATCTATTGGGCCCTGGTGGTCGGCGTTCCCGAAGTCGCTGAAGGTACAATAGATGCACCCTTGGCCAAACAGCCAGGCACCGGCGGCGAAAAGATGCATGTCGATATGGATGAAGGCCAGCCGGCACGCACGGTTTATCGCGTGGTGGAACGTGCGGGCAATGCCGCCGCCTGGGTGGAATTGCAGCCCTTTACCGGGCGCACGCATCAATTACGCGTGCATCTCGCCGCAATCGGCCACCCCATTGTGGGTGACGGCAAATATGGCGGGCAGGATGCATTCCTGACCGGCAGCATCAGCCGCAAGATGCATCTTCATGCACGCCGCCTGATTATTGATGCGCCCAAGGGCGAAACCATCGATGTGACCGCCGAATTGCCTGAACATTTCGCGCAAAGCATGGAGCAATTGGGCTTCGACATCACGCAAAGTGAAGCGGGGCCGGTCGCCTCCCCTCCCCCTGAACGCAACCGCGCTGAAAAGAAGCAGGCAGCCAAGGCCCACGCCAAGCAATATCGCAAGGCCCGCCGCGGCGAACGCAGAGGGCGCGGCCTTGCCTCCGCCAAGAAACCCGGCACCGGAAAACCCGCTGGCCGGGGCAAACCGGCTGGCAAACCACCGGGTAAGGCAGGCGGTAAACCGCGCGGTAAGCCAGGCGGCAAGGTATGA
- a CDS encoding HAD-IA family hydrolase, whose product MSAVRLAVFDCDGTLSDGQAGVCNAMDIAFKDASLPAPDRNRVRRIVGLSLPQAIRQLAPDASSTQHSAAVEAYKFAFRQSREDGSLHEPLFDGIPDVLRRLHASGWTLGVATGKSDRGLASTLAANSLSHLFVTTQTADRHPSKPNPAMLAAAMADAMADPVDTIMIGDTVYDMQMAAAAGTRAIGVSWGYHEPAELLDAGAFAVAGEPAELENLLNG is encoded by the coding sequence ATGAGCGCAGTGCGTCTTGCCGTGTTCGATTGCGACGGCACTTTGTCAGACGGGCAGGCAGGCGTCTGCAATGCGATGGACATTGCCTTCAAGGACGCAAGCCTGCCAGCGCCCGATCGCAACCGTGTGAGACGGATCGTTGGCCTGAGCCTGCCGCAGGCGATACGCCAGCTCGCGCCCGATGCGTCTTCCACTCAGCATTCCGCTGCCGTCGAGGCCTATAAGTTCGCCTTTCGCCAGTCGCGGGAAGACGGCTCGCTCCACGAACCGCTGTTCGATGGCATTCCCGATGTGCTGCGCCGCCTGCATGCATCCGGCTGGACGCTTGGCGTGGCCACGGGCAAATCGGATCGTGGACTGGCCAGCACCCTTGCGGCCAATTCACTTTCCCATCTGTTCGTCACCACGCAGACCGCAGATCGCCACCCCTCCAAACCCAATCCGGCGATGCTGGCAGCCGCCATGGCCGATGCGATGGCTGATCCGGTCGATACGATCATGATCGGCGATACTGTGTATGACATGCAAATGGCCGCCGCCGCCGGAACACGCGCCATCGGGGTAAGCTGGGGCTATCATGAACCGGCCGAATTGCTGGACGCCGGAGCGTTTGCGGTGGCGGGGGAGCCCGCTGAACTGGAGAATTTGCTCAATGGCTGA
- a CDS encoding ATP12 family chaperone protein produces MKRFYRDVTIAQDESGWRALLDERPIRTQGLSTPQTVPTKAAAKLLAEEWQSQGEEIDARSFFHRDLADFALDMVRPERAATIDQLLDYAGTDTLCYRADPGELLFQRQQDMWEPLVNACEARHAIRLERVSGIIHHAQPSTTIATLRERLEGEDDFTLAASVTLASLAASLVVALAVLEEDADIPALFAAGNAEEDWQAELWGWDSLAQEDRIARLTAFEKAAVFARAVRA; encoded by the coding sequence ATGAAACGTTTCTACCGTGATGTGACGATAGCGCAGGATGAGAGCGGCTGGCGGGCACTGCTGGACGAAAGGCCAATACGCACACAGGGTCTGAGCACACCGCAAACGGTGCCCACAAAGGCCGCCGCTAAGCTGCTTGCAGAAGAATGGCAGTCTCAGGGCGAAGAGATAGATGCGCGCAGCTTCTTTCATCGCGATCTTGCCGATTTTGCGCTCGATATGGTGCGGCCAGAAAGGGCTGCGACTATCGACCAGCTGCTGGATTACGCGGGCACCGATACGCTGTGCTACCGCGCCGATCCCGGCGAGCTCCTGTTTCAGCGCCAGCAGGACATGTGGGAGCCTCTCGTCAATGCGTGCGAGGCGCGCCATGCCATCAGGCTCGAAAGGGTGAGCGGGATTATCCACCACGCCCAGCCCAGCACGACAATCGCCACTTTACGAGAGCGTCTTGAAGGAGAGGACGATTTCACTCTTGCCGCTTCTGTGACGCTGGCATCGCTTGCGGCGTCGCTGGTGGTGGCGCTGGCGGTGCTGGAAGAAGATGCGGATATCCCCGCCCTGTTCGCCGCTGGTAATGCCGAAGAGGATTGGCAGGCCGAGCTATGGGGCTGGGACAGCCTCGCGCAGGAAGACCGCATAGCCCGGCTCACAGCATTTGAAAAAGCGGCGGTCTTTGCCCGCGCGGTGCGCGCTTAG
- a CDS encoding ABC-type transport auxiliary lipoprotein family protein produces the protein MRYSSFRTPFALAAPLAALGLLSGCISFGGEAPEQLLTLTSTSSVPAGAATEGQAEAALAVMVPDVSQRLNVNRIPVITSDSSLAYLADAFWVEKPAQLFRTVLAETIRAKGNRLVLSSGELEYVAQTQLSGQLTAMDYNADSGTVIVRYDAVLELPEGRILTRRFEETVGGVSADANAVAAALNEASNSVADQVAEWVG, from the coding sequence ATGCGCTACAGTTCTTTTCGTACCCCGTTTGCCTTGGCAGCACCGCTTGCCGCGCTGGGCCTGCTTTCGGGTTGCATCAGCTTTGGCGGGGAGGCGCCCGAACAATTGCTGACGCTCACCTCGACCTCCAGCGTGCCCGCCGGGGCAGCGACAGAGGGACAGGCGGAGGCCGCACTAGCGGTGATGGTCCCCGATGTGAGCCAGCGGCTCAACGTCAATCGCATCCCTGTCATCACTTCGGACAGTTCGCTCGCCTATCTGGCTGACGCATTCTGGGTGGAAAAGCCCGCGCAATTGTTTCGCACGGTTCTGGCTGAAACCATTCGCGCCAAGGGCAACCGCCTTGTGCTGAGTAGCGGCGAATTGGAATATGTCGCGCAAACGCAGCTCAGCGGGCAATTGACCGCGATGGATTACAACGCCGACAGTGGCACCGTGATCGTGCGTTATGACGCGGTGCTCGAACTGCCCGAAGGCCGTATCCTGACTCGGCGTTTTGAAGAAACCGTCGGCGGAGTTTCGGCGGATGCCAATGCGGTTGCCGCAGCCTTGAACGAAGCGTCGAACAGCGTTGCGGATCAGGTGGCGGAGTGGGTGGGCTAA
- a CDS encoding MlaD family protein, with protein METRANHVWVGAITLLLLAAAAIFFVWLARLSDQNDKEYDIFFEQSVGGVAEGSVVTYSGVPVGQVIDISIWERDPEFVKVRVRIENNTPILVGTEASVSASFTGVSNISLAGGRSNLPPISCDTTDCPEGVPVIPPKPGAIGEILASAPLLLERLATLTDRLTRVLDDDNQESIAGILSNTDAISAELARTSPQIEATLLDLQATLNQSTDTLAAFEDTLTSVDGLVERDGAALTADLRQTLASAREAAGALENAMVNIEPLTRQLSQDTLPAATATLRDLRATSSSLRTMTERLETEGAGSLLSGPPLPDYEP; from the coding sequence ATGGAAACACGTGCTAATCACGTCTGGGTAGGGGCCATTACTCTCCTGCTGCTGGCTGCAGCGGCGATCTTTTTTGTGTGGCTGGCGCGATTGAGCGACCAGAACGACAAGGAGTATGACATCTTCTTCGAACAGTCCGTAGGCGGCGTCGCAGAAGGTTCTGTCGTTACCTATTCGGGTGTTCCCGTGGGTCAGGTCATCGATATTTCCATCTGGGAGCGCGATCCTGAATTCGTGAAGGTGCGCGTGCGGATCGAAAATAACACCCCTATCCTGGTGGGAACAGAAGCCAGCGTCTCCGCCAGCTTTACCGGTGTTTCGAACATTTCGCTTGCAGGCGGACGCAGCAATCTGCCTCCGATCAGCTGCGATACGACTGATTGCCCCGAAGGCGTGCCAGTTATTCCGCCCAAGCCCGGCGCGATTGGCGAAATACTTGCCAGCGCCCCATTGCTGCTGGAACGACTCGCTACCTTGACTGACAGGCTGACCCGTGTGCTGGATGATGACAATCAGGAATCCATTGCCGGTATCCTGAGCAATACCGATGCCATCAGCGCCGAATTGGCGCGCACTTCACCGCAGATCGAAGCGACATTGCTGGATTTGCAGGCAACGCTGAACCAGTCGACAGATACGCTGGCGGCGTTTGAAGATACGCTGACGTCAGTTGATGGACTTGTCGAACGCGATGGTGCTGCCTTGACCGCCGATCTGCGCCAGACGCTTGCTTCTGCCCGTGAAGCAGCAGGTGCGCTGGAAAATGCGATGGTGAATATCGAACCGCTGACCCGCCAGCTTTCGCAGGATACGCTGCCCGCCGCGACGGCGACATTGCGCGATTTGCGTGCAACTTCGTCTAGCCTGCGCACGATGACGGAACGGCTCGAAACCGAAGGCGCGGGTTCGCTGCTTAGCGGTCCGCCCCTGCCCGATTACGAGCCATGA
- a CDS encoding ABC transporter ATP-binding protein: MSEDDLRDQVQDLAEDQRSRPDNDYPIRIRGLTNAFGDFVVHDEVDLDVRHGEILGVVGGSGTGKSVLMRSVIGLQIPQSGNIEVFGQDIIEAEPDEVIGVRDRWGVLFQGGALFSTLTVAENVQVPLKQFYPELSQELLDEIARYKTVLTGLPEDAASKFPSELSGGMKKRAGLARALALDPELLFLDEPTAGLDPIGAAKFDALLRELTDTLGLTVFLITHDLDTLYAICDRVAVLADKKVIAVGTIPELLETDHQWIQEYFNGPRSRAAAASYERSQDDGKALDKPRGGKA, translated from the coding sequence ATGAGCGAAGACGATCTCCGTGACCAGGTGCAAGATCTTGCCGAGGACCAGCGGTCGAGGCCGGATAACGATTATCCAATTCGCATTCGCGGGCTGACCAACGCCTTTGGCGACTTTGTGGTTCATGACGAGGTTGATCTCGATGTGAGACACGGAGAGATTCTTGGCGTTGTTGGGGGGTCGGGCACTGGCAAATCGGTCCTGATGCGGTCGGTTATCGGCCTCCAGATTCCGCAAAGCGGCAATATAGAAGTGTTCGGGCAAGATATTATCGAGGCCGAGCCTGACGAAGTGATTGGCGTCCGTGATCGTTGGGGCGTTCTGTTCCAGGGCGGCGCATTGTTTTCGACACTGACTGTGGCGGAGAATGTGCAGGTCCCGCTCAAGCAATTCTACCCCGAGCTATCGCAGGAACTGCTCGACGAAATCGCCCGATACAAGACAGTCCTGACAGGCCTGCCCGAAGACGCGGCGAGCAAATTTCCCAGCGAGCTTTCCGGCGGGATGAAAAAACGTGCCGGCCTTGCACGCGCGCTGGCACTTGATCCCGAGCTTCTGTTTCTTGATGAGCCAACCGCCGGTCTGGATCCGATTGGCGCGGCCAAGTTCGATGCACTATTGCGCGAATTAACCGATACGCTGGGACTGACAGTGTTCCTCATCACGCATGATCTGGATACGCTTTATGCCATTTGTGACCGGGTGGCCGTGCTGGCCGACAAAAAGGTGATTGCGGTGGGGACCATCCCCGAATTGCTGGAAACCGACCATCAATGGATTCAGGAATATTTCAACGGGCCGCGCAGCCGTGCAGCAGCCGCATCCTACGAACGATCGCAGGATGATGGGAAAGCATTGGACAAGCCCCGTGGTGGAAAGGCATAG
- a CDS encoding MlaE family ABC transporter permease, producing the protein MREWAEYSVEERGGRVTVTITGPLVVSGIGVLDPALRKLDESVQFVDISGATVVDTVGAWVVYRFAEEKGAEITGASEAAETLLDAVESSASTADIIPPRPYVFGRVSENIGGKVIEFGKGFIHYLGFLGAILAALGALVRHPRRFRLKALVRQMELVGVSSLPIIGLMSFLIGIVIAQQGAVQLQQFGAETLTVNLVGRITMRELGVLMTAIMVAGRSGSAFAAQLGTMKLTEEIDAMRTIGVSPMEALVVPRILAAVIMMPLLGFYASAVAIVGGAVIGEVMLGIPFLTFLARIQEVVPIYDFFVGLAKAPVFGLIVALAGCYQGMQVEGNAEEVGLRTTQAVVQAIFMVIVLDAFFAVFFTEIGWG; encoded by the coding sequence ATGCGCGAATGGGCTGAGTATAGCGTGGAAGAACGCGGGGGTCGGGTAACGGTCACCATCACCGGCCCTCTGGTGGTGTCGGGGATTGGCGTCCTTGATCCTGCACTGCGTAAACTGGACGAATCGGTACAATTTGTCGATATTTCCGGCGCAACTGTCGTGGATACGGTCGGCGCGTGGGTGGTCTACCGATTCGCTGAGGAAAAAGGCGCCGAAATCACTGGCGCAAGTGAAGCAGCCGAAACGCTGCTGGACGCTGTAGAGAGCAGCGCCAGCACTGCCGATATCATCCCGCCGCGACCCTATGTGTTTGGCCGGGTGAGCGAGAATATCGGCGGCAAGGTCATAGAGTTTGGCAAGGGTTTTATCCATTATCTGGGGTTTCTCGGCGCGATCCTTGCAGCGCTTGGCGCGCTTGTCCGCCACCCCCGCCGTTTTCGCCTGAAGGCGCTGGTTCGACAAATGGAACTGGTCGGGGTGAGCTCGCTCCCGATCATCGGCTTGATGAGTTTTCTTATCGGAATCGTCATCGCGCAGCAGGGCGCAGTGCAATTACAGCAATTTGGCGCTGAAACGCTGACCGTAAACCTTGTCGGGCGCATCACAATGCGCGAACTAGGCGTGCTGATGACTGCGATCATGGTGGCGGGCCGCTCCGGTTCTGCCTTTGCCGCGCAATTGGGCACGATGAAGCTGACAGAGGAAATAGACGCGATGCGCACAATCGGCGTTTCGCCGATGGAAGCGTTGGTCGTGCCGCGTATTCTGGCTGCCGTTATCATGATGCCGCTTCTTGGCTTCTATGCCTCTGCCGTTGCAATTGTCGGTGGCGCGGTGATCGGCGAGGTGATGCTGGGCATTCCCTTCCTCACCTTCCTTGCAAGAATACAGGAAGTTGTGCCGATTTATGATTTCTTCGTCGGGCTGGCCAAGGCACCGGTCTTCGGCCTGATCGTGGCACTGGCGGGCTGTTACCAGGGCATGCAGGTAGAAGGTAACGCCGAAGAGGTCGGCCTGCGCACCACGCAAGCTGTGGTGCAGGCAATCTTCATGGTTATCGTGCTGGACGCCTTCTTTGCCGTATTCTTCACAGAGATTGGCTGGGGATGA
- a CDS encoding valine--tRNA ligase produces the protein MTSELNTTFDPAAIEAKWYDHWEANGLFRPERADAEPFTIVNPPPNVTGSLHIGHALDNTLQDIVIRYERLRGKDALWVVGTDHAGIATQMVVERQLEQRQDKRTNYSREDFIAKVWDWKDESGGTITRQLRRLGCSMDWSREQFTMDPHFTKAVTKTFVDLHKDGLIYRDKRLVNWDPKLKTAISDLEVETQDMKGSFWTFEYPLSDGSGAVRVSTTRPETMLADMAVAVHPDDDRYKELVARGAKVTLPITGREIPIIADEHADPELGSGAVKITPGHDFNDFDVGKRAGIAPADMLNMLDAEAAVCQTADGLIPQELVGLDRFDARARVVEMLKESGHLVTYIVRNKDGEEVSHDAEPRTIATPFGDRGGVVIEPWLTDQWYVDAEKLAVKPIAAVKGGDIEIVPKAWEKTFFNWMENIQPWCVSRQLWWGHRIPAWYGPDGEVFVADDEAKALEMAMDHYRRDTVHISDDEPALTDNAVSLRRDPDVLDTWFSSALWPFATLGWPDNTDLVEKHYPNNLLISGFDILFFWDARMMMMGQQMTGTNPWPRLYLHGLVRAADGAKMSKSKGNVVDPLILIDKYGADALRFFMAAMESQGRDIKMDERRVEGYRNFATKLWNATRFCQSNGIGASDSIKAPAAKLAANQWIIGEVQQTVEALDAAMADLRFDAAANTIYQFAWSRFCDWYLELIKPVFMGEADSDAARETREVAGWALDQILVMLHPFMPFVTEELWNAQGERKYELILAKWPEPRATVSKQATDAIDWVIALTTATRGARNELGISPGEKLPAFCPAPSDLAKSVVDRSAAAIERLARLSPVSFEDAPAGAAMQVTAGTDVFIIPLEGVIDIAAERSRLEKALAGSQKEAKSLGGRLGNASFVEKAKPEAVEKARADLAHHEAEIARLEGALERLG, from the coding sequence ATGACGAGCGAACTCAACACCACATTCGATCCCGCCGCGATTGAGGCGAAATGGTACGATCACTGGGAGGCCAACGGTCTGTTCCGGCCCGAACGCGCCGATGCCGAACCTTTCACCATCGTCAACCCGCCGCCCAATGTGACAGGCAGCCTGCATATCGGCCACGCCCTGGACAATACGTTGCAGGACATCGTCATCCGTTACGAAAGGTTGCGCGGCAAGGATGCGCTGTGGGTGGTTGGCACAGACCACGCCGGTATCGCGACGCAGATGGTGGTTGAACGCCAGCTTGAACAGCGACAGGACAAGCGCACCAATTACAGTCGCGAGGATTTTATCGCGAAGGTGTGGGACTGGAAGGACGAAAGCGGCGGCACGATCACCCGCCAGCTGCGCCGTCTGGGCTGTTCGATGGACTGGAGCCGCGAACAATTTACGATGGACCCGCATTTCACCAAGGCCGTGACCAAGACCTTCGTCGATCTGCACAAGGACGGGCTGATCTACCGGGACAAGCGGCTGGTGAACTGGGACCCCAAGCTCAAAACCGCGATTTCCGACCTCGAGGTGGAAACGCAGGACATGAAGGGCAGCTTCTGGACGTTTGAATACCCGCTCAGCGATGGGTCGGGTGCGGTGCGCGTTTCCACGACCCGCCCCGAAACCATGCTCGCCGATATGGCCGTGGCGGTGCATCCCGACGATGATCGCTACAAGGAACTGGTGGCGCGCGGCGCCAAGGTGACATTGCCGATCACCGGGCGCGAAATTCCCATCATCGCCGATGAACACGCCGACCCGGAACTGGGCAGCGGCGCGGTGAAGATAACGCCGGGTCATGATTTCAACGATTTCGACGTCGGCAAGCGCGCCGGCATTGCCCCTGCCGACATGCTCAACATGCTGGATGCAGAAGCCGCCGTATGCCAGACCGCGGATGGCCTTATCCCGCAGGAATTGGTCGGCCTCGACCGTTTCGACGCTCGTGCCCGCGTTGTCGAAATGCTCAAGGAAAGCGGCCACCTCGTGACTTATATCGTCAGGAACAAGGATGGCGAGGAAGTATCCCACGATGCCGAACCGCGCACCATAGCAACGCCCTTTGGCGATCGTGGCGGCGTGGTGATCGAACCGTGGCTGACCGATCAATGGTATGTCGATGCCGAAAAGCTGGCCGTCAAACCCATCGCGGCGGTCAAAGGCGGCGATATCGAAATCGTCCCCAAGGCGTGGGAGAAGACTTTCTTCAACTGGATGGAAAACATCCAGCCGTGGTGCGTCTCGCGCCAGCTTTGGTGGGGGCATCGCATCCCGGCCTGGTATGGTCCCGATGGCGAAGTGTTCGTCGCGGATGACGAGGCTAAGGCGCTGGAAATGGCGATGGATCACTATCGCCGCGATACTGTGCACATCAGCGATGACGAACCTGCACTAACTGACAATGCCGTATCCTTGCGGCGCGATCCGGACGTGCTCGACACATGGTTCTCATCCGCGCTGTGGCCCTTTGCCACGCTCGGCTGGCCGGACAACACCGATCTGGTCGAGAAGCATTATCCCAACAATCTCCTCATCAGCGGGTTCGATATCCTGTTTTTCTGGGATGCGCGGATGATGATGATGGGCCAGCAGATGACCGGCACAAACCCGTGGCCGCGCCTGTATCTGCACGGCCTCGTGCGCGCGGCGGACGGGGCGAAAATGTCCAAGTCCAAGGGCAATGTCGTCGACCCGCTGATCCTGATCGACAAATATGGCGCCGATGCGCTTCGCTTTTTCATGGCAGCGATGGAAAGTCAGGGCCGCGACATCAAGATGGATGAGCGCCGGGTCGAGGGCTATCGCAACTTTGCGACCAAGCTTTGGAATGCCACGCGCTTTTGCCAATCCAACGGCATCGGTGCGTCCGATAGCATCAAGGCCCCTGCGGCAAAGCTGGCCGCGAACCAGTGGATTATCGGCGAAGTGCAGCAAACGGTCGAGGCGCTCGACGCGGCGATGGCCGATCTGCGCTTTGATGCAGCAGCCAACACGATCTACCAATTTGCTTGGTCGCGCTTTTGCGACTGGTATCTGGAACTGATCAAGCCTGTTTTCATGGGCGAGGCAGATAGCGATGCCGCACGCGAAACCCGCGAAGTGGCCGGCTGGGCGCTCGACCAGATCCTTGTCATGCTGCATCCGTTCATGCCCTTCGTGACCGAAGAATTGTGGAATGCGCAGGGGGAACGCAAATACGAGTTGATCCTTGCCAAATGGCCCGAACCGCGCGCGACGGTCAGCAAGCAGGCCACCGACGCTATCGACTGGGTTATCGCGCTCACCACCGCCACACGCGGCGCGCGCAATGAATTGGGCATTTCGCCGGGCGAAAAACTGCCGGCCTTTTGCCCTGCTCCATCCGATCTCGCCAAAAGCGTGGTGGATCGCAGCGCCGCCGCCATCGAGCGGCTGGCCCGCCTTTCACCGGTCAGCTTTGAAGACGCGCCCGCAGGGGCTGCAATGCAAGTGACAGCGGGGACCGACGTATTCATCATCCCGTTGGAAGGCGTGATCGATATCGCAGCAGAACGTAGCCGTCTGGAAAAGGCGCTTGCAGGCTCTCAGAAAGAAGCCAAATCACTCGGCGGGCGGCTGGGCAATGCCTCTTTCGTGGAAAAGGCCAAGCCCGAGGCGGTCGAAAAGGCGCGCGCCGATCTGGCACATCACGAGGCCGAAATCGCCCGACTGGAAGGCGCGCTGGAACGGCTGGGATGA
- a CDS encoding 7-carboxy-7-deazaguanine synthase QueE, with amino-acid sequence MSLTLATQAPGEAEIFASLQGEGPSAGAPVAFLRLSRCNLACVWCDTAYTWHFEGDNRPHRDGETYQRRPNQLELEEAEVAKMIAALGQNRLVITGGEPLMQAGKLAAMLELLPDIAVEVETNGTIDPPARFDVRVDQYNVSPKLAHSGNPADLALKPEMLDRWATDERAFFKFVIAEPDDVEEVLTLARTHFIPAKRIFLMPEGTDSAALRQRMDWLAPLCLKHGFRMSDRLHIHLYGDTRGS; translated from the coding sequence ATGTCGCTGACGCTGGCCACACAGGCCCCGGGGGAGGCAGAGATATTCGCTTCGCTACAGGGCGAAGGGCCAAGCGCGGGCGCTCCGGTTGCTTTTCTTCGGCTGTCGCGCTGCAATCTTGCCTGCGTGTGGTGCGACACGGCCTACACATGGCACTTTGAAGGCGATAATCGTCCGCACCGCGATGGCGAAACTTATCAGCGCAGGCCCAACCAGCTGGAACTGGAAGAGGCAGAGGTTGCGAAAATGATCGCGGCGCTCGGCCAGAATCGCCTCGTCATCACAGGCGGCGAACCGTTGATGCAGGCAGGAAAGCTGGCGGCGATGCTGGAGCTTCTTCCCGATATCGCGGTGGAGGTCGAAACCAATGGCACGATCGATCCCCCCGCCCGCTTCGATGTGCGGGTGGACCAGTATAATGTCAGCCCCAAGCTGGCCCACAGCGGCAATCCTGCCGACCTCGCTTTAAAGCCCGAAATGCTCGATCGCTGGGCGACGGACGAACGCGCTTTTTTCAAATTCGTGATCGCAGAACCCGACGATGTCGAGGAAGTGCTGACGCTTGCGCGCACCCATTTCATCCCCGCAAAGCGTATCTTCCTGATGCCCGAAGGCACGGACAGCGCGGCTTTGCGCCAGCGCATGGATTGGCTCGCTCCGCTATGCCTGAAACACGGCTTCCGGATGAGCGACCGGCTGCATATCCACCTGTATGGCGACACGCGCGGAAGTTGA